From Glycine max cultivar Williams 82 chromosome 11, Glycine_max_v4.0, whole genome shotgun sequence, the proteins below share one genomic window:
- the LOC100815379 gene encoding probable serine/threonine-protein kinase fhkE produces MVSSNCAPTCSNGTTTAGNNNNNNNNTDQTTAPPLYFSNSEKLRLPKKEGRSSTTSSPLIKNSSSSSSTQRKCAFARKCARLVKEQRARFYIMRRCVIMLICWHEYNDS; encoded by the coding sequence ATGGTTTCTTCTAATTGTGCACCCACATGTAGTAATGGCACTACAACTGCAGgcaataacaacaataacaacaacaacactgaTCAAACTACTGCCCCACCTTTGTACTTCAGTAATAGTGAGAAGTTGAGGTTGCCAAAGAAAGAAGGCCGTTCCTCAACAACTTCTTCTCCTCTCATcaagaattcttcttcttcttcttccactcaGAGAAAGTGTGCTTTTGCTAGAAAGTGTGCTAGGCTGGTCAAAGAGCAAAGGGCTCGTTTCTACATCATGAGGCGCTGTGTCATAATGCTCATATGCTGGCATGAGTACAATGATTcatga